A region of the Primulina eburnea isolate SZY01 chromosome 7, ASM2296580v1, whole genome shotgun sequence genome:
AAATGCAGCTTGTACGAGCTGGCCGCTACATATTATTATTACAAGAACAAAGGTTAAGATTTTGGTTTTCATTCTTaaagagaaaaatacaaatATTGATGAAGTACTGATCATATATCGATATTGGAATTGGATTTTAAATAGAGGTGGTGAAAAGTAAAAACTGCAGgaaatttttaaaatggtgtTGATTACGTACAGAAGATTGAGGGAATAATATTCttgaagaaattaaacataataTGATTGTCAAATCGATAATTTAATTATCGGGATTGTGATTTgatgtaataatttttttcagaTGTATGTTATTATCTAGGGAAAAGTTGCAGCCTCGTCAACGAAATGtcgaaatattttatataaagtataattttattattttactaatcatatatatatatatatatatatatatatatatatatatatataatatttttttttgacttggtgtgtgtgtgtgtgaatagACCTTGAGAAGGGGAATTGACGGTGATCAAatgttatataatatattaattacatgttcaaaaaaattttatataatatgcTGCTTTTTATAGATAAATATAACtaataataatttgaaatttgGTTAGTCATACAAGACCTATTTTTCTCGAAACTTAAGAAATGGTCGAGTCACAAATAGTATAAATTAATCGCGTGAGAAGATTTAAgtatttttaaacatcaaattttgatgtattttatcatgaatttttttaaaacataagaTATCAACACTAAGAGAAGATGTGATCAGAAATAATTAAAGAGAATTCGGATGAAACGATATATATTAATTCGAGTTAATTTCAAACACAATTCTTAACTTACTAATGTTTCATCCTTAATTCCTACATCCCAACCAAACATTCTGGTCAACTGTGCACGAGTATGACCGTcagaaaaataaaaaccatCCATCTTCACAGCCCAATAACACTCCCCGGTCCTTATGCATGTTTCCTTGAGTTTACGATTAAAGACGTCGAAAGCCTTTTGTTTGTTATCCCACCAGATATGACAGAAGAATTTAGTTCTGAACCAATAGTGTTCACAGAACGACCAAGAAAAAGTCTCCGTTCTCGTCACATTATGATATCCCATGTCGTCATTTTTTGATGCGCAGTGCAGCAACATGGGATGAGTGTTCTCCGGGAGAGTGTTTTGAACTTTTATCGTGTATTTCATTGTGAAAATGCAAGTCATTTTTTCATCAGACAATGCAGCTTGTGCGAGGCTGCATGTTACGAGAACAAAGGTTAAGATTTTGGTTTTCATTCTGAAAGAGCAAAACTAAAAATTAGTGTATCGATGGAAGTGGATACATGCATGtaatttaatttctttttaaatagAGGTAAAAATTGCTCGAAATTTGTGTTGATTACCGAAGATTAAGGGAATGATATTCTTGCGACGGAGAATGCGGACGAAATTATACACATACACAATAATTAAATATGGTCGTGGTCTGTCAAGAATATTTTAATTGATCGGGATTGTGATTTGTTGTAAAATAATTTTGGTAAAAATCTGTGTGAGACGGCCTcacaagtcgtattttgtgagacggatatcttattttggtcatccatgaaaaaatattactttttatgataagagtgTTACTTTGTATTGTGAATAACGGTAGGATTGactgtctcatagataaagatttgtgagaccgtcttataaAAGACATactcaaataaattttttaaagaagacaaaaacttgtgtgagacggtctcacgggtcgtattttgtgagacggatctttatttggataatccatgaaaaagtattactttttaggctaagagtattactttttattgtgaatatgggtaaggttgacccgtcttacagattgtgatccgtgagacggtctcacatgagacctactctttaaagaatgagtgtgtgtgtgtgagaataGAGACCTTGAAAAGGAGAAGTCAATCAAATCTTATATAATATACtgatttgatatataaatataaactgAAAAAATTGTGATTGGGATTGCTTTGATTTGGCAATTGAACAGACAACTATGCATTAAAAATAGGATTTGGATGTATAGTAATTGCGTGAGATGATGTCTCGGTTAGTTTTAGTTTTAGataaattttcaatattcattgAATTGAAATTTAAAATCCATAGATCTAGAATTTATTTTAGTATTTGGTCATGTTTTTTAAGAATTGAATTTTatagttaaaaataatattgttaGTTTTGTTTCACTTATTTTTGTTCTAAATCCcttatttattaataaaattttatattcatATATTGTTTAAATAAAAGTGTTCGTAGAAGAATCTATTGATTTTTTATCAAACGTTCACCAACTCGGAGACCGCAAAATGTTGTTTTCCCTACCAGATTATTTGAAGATGCAAACGAAATTCTACACGgtaattttaaaattctaaatattttattaatcataTTGAGAGTGATTATACAAGGAATACAAATTATAGCAATTGTTACTGTGCATATATACATATTAGTTAGTTAACTAATCTATCTATAATCATGCGTGTAAATCTTCTGAATGAttaattttttatgattatCCGACGTTTGACTCAAATTTTACAATAATTAGGGTTAAAGAATAATTATATCATCATTATCTTTCAGTTTATGATAATCGCATTCTCTATCGTCCATTCCGCAAGCCAGTAGTGCATGTTGTTTTatcattatattttttaagaCCTGAGAATCAGTACATATTATGTAACCAATTATAGGCTAACAATGaaaaggtaaaaacttgtgtgagacggtctcacgggtcgtatttatgagacggatctcttatttgggtcaaccataaaaaaatattactttttatgctaagagtattgatttttattgtgaatatcggtagggttgacctgtctcacagattaagatccgtgagatggtctcacatgagacccactccaaTGAAAAACATCATCAATTCATATGATCATTGATTATTTTTTCGAAAAATATATGTTTTGATTATCAATATTAATTTGTATCTCactatcttttatttttcaacaatTAATTCAATCTATAATACCTCGACAaagtacaaattttatttttgctcGAGTTCTTGAATAGTGATAAAATTGAGTAGTTTTAGGTTTGATATAGATATAAGTATATAGTGTTGTAATAATATGtctaattataaaaatatttattaacgtGATCCATAATCAGAACAATATTCTTACTTAATCTGTGACACCTATTTTaatatcaaaactttaaaattataaaaataatatagttaGACTATGAGTATTCAAAGtaataaaacaaacaaacatatcaattaattttttgtacattcataatttctaaatttcttatgatatattttaaagTTATAATATAAATCACTTTCTTGAAAAATAGCTACATGTTCTACAAGTATTCATCAATGAAAATttaacatgacataaaacatgaaaataactgtaatattttaaaaaaaatttatttttcgaacagaaaaaatatataatttttttaaaattttgtagaCCATTTTAAATAACCATAGATGTTAGAGTAATTTGTTTAACTTAAAAACGATTTGAATTCATTCTATTTCACTTTTCTATCACTTTGATGTATATAAGAGTAATTGTTATACATAAAATCAATATAAACTCATTTTGATTGTTTTAAAGTCTTCTCTTATGACACCAAACAATTATTTGTGTTTGTCATGCACAAGATTTTACGGTTCGGCCCTTTGACACCTACGTCAGTGCAATCCTCACTATCACCATTAGTTTAGTATATGACTTTGCACGTTATATCATACTTATAAGAAATAAAAACCGTATTTTGGGTAACAAATATAACTCATGAGCCGAAGATCATGAAACGTTTGAACTAAGAGATTAATCTTTCACTATCATTCAAGTTTGTGGGGTTAAGCGTGTATGAGTGTGAATAATATTGTGGTGAGTGAACTCAAGGGAAGTTATCGTGcgtcaaattgctgatattggtcacttattttaaatttaattaaagatATAGTTGACGATATGAACACAATAGTACTATTAGGGTAATATCTTAATCACATATTTAATCGGATAAAATATGAGTAATTAGATCTAGAGTTACTATGTCATACTGATTGCAACTCATTTGCCAATCGAACCATTACATGTACTTAATTAACGCAATAAATGAGCTTAACAGGCTGTTTATGACATGGCGAAATTCAAAGGAGAAAAAAGGTGAAAATGGGTAAAAAGGAGAATATATGTTTCATAGCTCTGGCGTTAGGGATTTTTGCACTGGCGTTATCATGAGACATTATTATCACCTTAGAAAGAGAATCGGGAAGCGAACTGAACCCCAGTGTTCCGACACAGCTCCTCcgttcccccccccccccccccccacccaaAATTCTCTTTCAAGCACCGCGCAGTTAGGGTTTTGCTTGCTCCTCTCAATAGCTATAATATTGCTTAAATTATCTGTGAAAATTATCTTTTGATGAGAAGAGATGGCGAAGACGAAACCAGGGAAAAAGGACCTTGACTCTTACACTATTAAGGGCACCAACAAAATCGTTCGACGTATGGTTATTTTATTTGTCCTTTTGTGTAGAATTTTACTTTTCTAATAATTTTTGCATGTCGGTCTGGCTGCCCGGGTTGGTTTACTTGCAAGGTGCATTGATTCATGGCAATAGGATTCTATTACTTTTCATTTTAATTGCAAAATGTATAATTTTGAGGTAGAAATTTAAGTTCCGAATTATTTTGAGCTTGAAACGCTTTATTTTATGGCTAGTAGAAAAAAAATGTTGAGCGGCAGCTTCTGGATGGCAATTTGTTCGAAGACCCGTGTCATAGTTATgtatatgagattcttgaaactCATCGTATGACAAGTTCATTCACAGAAACATGAATGTAAGTTTGGATGCAAATAGGAGTGAGCCAggaatttttaatttaaagaaaggAACACCATTTCCATTTGTAGTTCCTGTGAACAAGAGGTTGGGGTCGAAAGATATATATTACTAAGTTCTCTAACTGGAAAATGTTGATATCTACGATTGTTTGATATTATTTTCATAGTCATTAAAAGTCTTCGAGGTATGTGCCTAAAGCCAAGGCTAACAGAGGTTCATCTTTCTGCCTACATGCGACTAGGCATCATCCTTTAGTATCACGATCCTTGACTTTGAAGCATGGGTTTTGATGTGCTTAGGCTCAAGATGGCTTTTGAGTTGCCTTTAATGTGATGTAAATAAATAGTGAATATTAGATGAAATGCAAATTATTTATTCACTTTAAACTaatgaatttattttatttttcatctaATGGTTTTGAAGTAAATATTGGATGGAGTGTCTCCAAATATTTAGATTCTTTTGTATTATTCCTTAGTGCTCCCCACATTGACATGGCTCACTTGTTGCTTTACAATTTGCATCTAGCCACTAAGACACTCTTGAGGTTTGTACTTCTAATATTTATGATCATAATATCATTATTTTGTGGTCTAGGAGGACATTTTCCATTCTCGTTCCTTTCGTGGAAAATTAATCTAGGAATATCCAATAGTTTTTGAAAATTCGGTTGTGCCCTTACCTGGCAAATGCATATGCATCACTCATCTGCATGTTTAATATTGGGATGCTAATATCAAGTGCTTGAATTATTTAAAAGTTTGGTGCCCTCTAcaatcttgcatgcatggcaaaCATCACTGTTGTCCGAACAAACTTAACTTTGTGTATATCACATGGTTTTTTGATTGATTAAACGCGTGCAATGTGCTAGACTAAGTCACGTTGGTATTTTTGCAGCGGGTGATTGTGTGTTGATGAGACCATCAGATTCAGACAAGCCCCCTTACGTGGCAAGAGTGGACAAAATCGAAGCTGATCACAGGAACAACGTGAAGGTGCATGTACAATGGTACTACCGGCCTGAAGAATCAATTGGAGGTCGAAGACAGTTCCATGGTGCCAAAGAGCTCTTCTTGTCGGATCACTTCGATGTACAGAGTGCTCATACGATTGAAGGCAGGTGTATTGTGCACACTTTTAAAAACTACACCAAGCTCGAAAATGTGGGAGCAGAGGATTACTTTTGTAGGTTTGAGTACAAGGCTGCAACTGGAGGGTTCACTCCAGACCGTGTAGCTGTGTGAGTCCCAGTTTTTAGAATTTTGACTTTTCTGGTGTAAGACATTGAGAATATGCAAAATACACTTTGTTGATATCTGATATGAGAACCCTTTTGGTTTTATTTTGAAGGTATTGCAAGTGTGAGATGCCTTACAACCCAGATGATCTCATGG
Encoded here:
- the LOC140836528 gene encoding chromatin remodeling protein EBS-like isoform X2, translated to MAKTKPGKKDLDSYTIKGTNKIVRPGDCVLMRPSDSDKPPYVARVDKIEADHRNNVKVHVQWYYRPEESIGGRRQFHGAKELFLSDHFDVQSAHTIEGRCIVHTFKNYTKLENVGAEDYFCRFEYKAATGGFTPDRVAVYCKCEMPYNPDDLMVQCEGCKDWDQERRIQITLNLITAEPRTSQSHAFYGFILLVCV
- the LOC140836528 gene encoding chromatin remodeling protein EBS-like isoform X1 is translated as MAKTKPGKKDLDSYTIKGTNKIVRPGDCVLMRPSDSDKPPYVARVDKIEADHRNNVKVHVQWYYRPEESIGGRRQFHGAKELFLSDHFDVQSAHTIEGRCIVHTFKNYTKLENVGAEDYFCRFEYKAATGGFTPDRVAVYCKCEMPYNPDDLMVQCEGCKDWFHPSCMRMTIEDAKKLDHFLCSDCSSDDDAKRSLNSFPVSPPPEAKVEPKRRKR